A region of the Sphingomonas sp. S2-65 genome:
GCCTTGGGCGCGTCCTCGGTAACATAGGGCAGCCCGTCGGGGCGGCCGCCCGCGGCCCAGACACGCGCGGCTTCGAGCCAGCGTGGAAAGTCGCTTTCGGGATAGCAGAGCGGATTGTCGTCCTCGCCCGCCTCCAGCCGCGCATAGACGAAGTCGCCGGTGATATCGGCGAGCGCGGGATATTGCGGCGAGTCGGCATAGACGATGGCGACGCCGGCCTCACGGCACATCGCGACGAATTCGGGAACGTGGAAGCTGTCGTGGCGGACCTGCACCGCGTGGCGAAGGTGCATGCCGTCCTGAGTGCGGGGCAGCAGCGCCAGGAAGGCGCGGAAATCGTCGGCGTCGAACTTCTTGGTGGCCATGAACTGCCACAGGATCGGGCCGAGCTTGTCGCCGAGCTCGGTCAGCCCCTGCCCGACGAAGCGCTGGACCGATTCGCCGGCCTCGGCCAGCAGCTTGCGGTTGGTGACGAAGCGCGAGCCCTTTACCGCGTAGACGAAGCCCTCGGGAGCGGTGGCGGCCCAGCCGGCGAAGGTCGCGGGCTTGAAGCTGGAATAATAAGTCCCGTTGATTTCGATCGCGGTCAGCTGTCGGCTGGCATATTCCAGTTCGCGCTTATGGGTGAGCCCTTCGGGATAGAAGGTCCCGCGCCACGGCTCGAAGGTCCAGCCGCCGATGCCTATTCTGATGCTGCCGTTCGTCATGCTGGCAGCATAGCGCGCGATCAGCGTACGCGCGACCAGGTCTGCGACTTGCAGACGAGGCCGGCGATGAGGCAGCCGCGCCCGGTCATCCGGTCGCCCTCGAGCGTGATCCGCCCGCTGAAATCCTGGCCGAGGTCGGGGACATGGACCTTGCCGCGCCACACATTCGCGCCATCGGCATGGAAATCGCGAAAGATCCGAGTGCCGACCAGCGGCGTGCTGGATCCCCGCGCGGCATCGGCGATCGCCTTGTCGCTCGCCCAGACCACCGTTCCGCACAATTGCACGCCGCAGGATTCGAAACGGACATGGACGCTGTCGCGCGGGTTGCGCCAGATGGTGCCGGCGAGCGCGACG
Encoded here:
- a CDS encoding DUF72 domain-containing protein, giving the protein MTNGSIRIGIGGWTFEPWRGTFYPEGLTHKRELEYASRQLTAIEINGTYYSSFKPATFAGWAATAPEGFVYAVKGSRFVTNRKLLAEAGESVQRFVGQGLTELGDKLGPILWQFMATKKFDADDFRAFLALLPRTQDGMHLRHAVQVRHDSFHVPEFVAMCREAGVAIVYADSPQYPALADITGDFVYARLEAGEDDNPLCYPESDFPRWLEAARVWAAGGRPDGLPYVTEDAPKAEPRETFIFFIHGGKVRAPAAAQELIRRLG
- a CDS encoding DUF2147 domain-containing protein; this translates as MIALLPFFLSLVSPLQAEPVALAGTIWRNPRDSVHVRFESCGVQLCGTVVWASDKAIADAARGSSTPLVGTRIFRDFHADGANVWRGKVHVPDLGQDFSGRITLEGDRMTGRGCLIAGLVCKSQTWSRVR